One stretch of Salmo trutta chromosome 7, fSalTru1.1, whole genome shotgun sequence DNA includes these proteins:
- the e2f4 gene encoding transcription factor E2F4: protein MELESERTEFGAMGDSLQPQTPSRHEKSLGLLTTKFVSLLQEAKDGVLDLKAAADTLAVRQKRRIYDITNVLEGIGLIEKKSKNSIQWKGVGPGCNTQEIADKLIDLKAELDDLDKREHELDQQRVWVQQSIMNVTDDSQNSPMAYVKHEDLCSAFKGDTLLAIRAPIGTQLEVPIPESVLIGQKKYQIRLKSSAGPIEVLLVNKDPSSPSPVVLSVPPPEDMLQSLPVPAAAANTKPAPTAPSQPSQPLAHSSNPSPATLLPACTATSNQAVTTAVSSTLTVSTPTTNTNAQPTPLLDTQPLQSSASLDGCSSSSAVFEPIKADPSELLYFPKELSDMFDPTKEIMSADLLEELMSSEVFSPLLRLSPPPGDQDYIYNLDETEGLCDLFDVPILNL from the exons ATGGAGCTGGAGTCGGAAAGAACCGAATTTGGAGCTATGGGAGACTCGCTTCAACCTCAAACCCCAAGTCGACACGAGAAGAGTCTAGGATTGCTTACAACCAAATTTGTATCTTTGCTACAAGAGGCCAAGGATGGAGTTCTAGACCTGAAAGCA GCAGCAGACACCCTAGCTGTAAGACAGAAGAGGCGCATCTACGACATCACCAATGTGCTTGAAGGCATCGGACTGATCGAGAAGAAGTCTAAGAACAGTATTCAGTGGAA GGGTGTTGGTCCTGGCTGTAACACACAGGAGATAGCCGATAAACTCATTGATCTTAAGGCAGAGCTGGATGATCTGGACAAGCGGGAGCACGAGTTGGATCAGCAGAGGGTCTGGGTCCAGCAGAGCATCATGAACGTCACAGACGACTCACAGAACAGCCC TATGGCTTATGTAAAACACGAAGACCTCTGTAGTGCTTTCAAAG GTGACACTCTCCTAGCGATCCGCGCTCCCATAGGCACACAACTGGAGGTGCCCATACCTGAGTCG GTACTGATTGGACAGAAGAAGTATCAGATCCGTCTCAAGAGCTCAGCAGGACCCATTGAGGTTCTCCTTGTGAACAAGGACCCATCCAGCCCATCTCCAGTGGTACTGTCCGTCCCCCCACCCGAGGACATGCTCCAGAGCCTTCCAgtgcctgctgctgctgccaaCACAAAACCGGCACCTACTGCCCCCTCCCAGCCCAGCCAGCCTCTGGCCCACTCCTCCAACCCCAGTCCTGCCACACTCTTACCTGCCTGCACAGCTACTTCCAATCAGGCAGTCACCACTGCAG TGTCCAGCACACTGACTGTTTCCACACCCACTACAAACACAAATGCCCAACCGACTCCCCTGTTGGACACCCAGCCTCTCCAGTCCTCTGCCTCATTGGATGGCTGCTCTTCTTCTTCAGCAGTCTTTGAACCAATCAAGGCTGACCCCTCAGAAT TGCTGTATTTCCCCAAAGAACTTTCTGACATGTTTGACCCGACTAAAG AGATCATGAGTGCAGACCTGTTGGAGGAGTTGATGTCTTCTGAGG TGTTCTCTCCACTCCTCCGTCTGTCTCCCCCTCCGGGTGACCAGGACTACATATATAACCTGGACGAAACCGAAGGCCTGTGTGACCTCTTTGATGTTCCGATTCTTAACCTTTGA